Part of the Brevibacillus brevis genome is shown below.
AGGACGAGCAGCGACGCCACCGTGAGGACGAGCGAGGGGACGATCACATTCGCTTCCCCGAGCCGGTCAGACAGCTTGCCGGCAAACGGCCTCGCCAACGTCAGAGCCAGGGCGTAGACGAGGAAAAAGGTGCCCGAGTTGATCTGGATGGATGCTGCGAACAGCGGCACAAAGGTCGTGATCCCGCCGTAGGCCACCGCCAGAAAGAACAGCGACACGGTCACCGGCCAAAGCGCCTTCTCGAAGATGCCCATTTTCTTCGCCCCGGCTTTTGGCGTGAACGGCGTTTTTGTCGCGAAGACGAGGATCAGAGCTGCTACGGACAGAGCCGTCGCCAGCAAAAACAAACCGTGGAACGAGCTGTTTTGCAGCACCCATACCCCCAGCATCGGGCCGATCGCCATCGCGAGCGTCATCGCCATGCCGAACCAGCCCATCCCTTCTCCTCTGCGCGTAGTCGGAATGATGTCGGTGACCGATGTGCTCACCGCTGTCGTGGAAAAGGCCCAGCTGGCCCCATGCAGTACGCGAAGCGCCAGCATAACCGCGATGCTCCCTACCCAGTCGTACAGGTACATCGACACCGCAAAGAAAACCATTCCCCAAAGCATAAACGGCCGTCTGCCGTACCGATCGAGAAGTCCCCCGACAAACGGGCGAAAGACGACAGCCGTCAACGTAAATACCCCGGCCGCCAATCCCACGTGGGCATCGCTGCCGCCCAACTCCTTGATAAACAGCGGAAACGTGGGCAAAAGCAAATAAAATCCGGTAAACAAGATCAGCATACCGGCCATCATTTGAATAAATGTCTTGGTCCACAGACGCTCCAAGCGTCTCCCCTCCTTGCATGCCCTTCTTTTTTGGACGCGTCCGTTGCCGCTTTACTCCTCCAGCATGCGGACCCGCTGAATCTCTTCCTTGACCCACTGCATATCCGCCTCGCCCAGCCGCTTGCGATGGTCGAACACCCGCAGCAGTTGGACGCGCTGCTTTTCCGGCTCCGGCTTCACCGTGAGGAGATACCTCTCGAAGCTCGTTACGTGCTGATAGCTCTTCTCGAGCATTTGCAGGTACTGTTCCAGACAGGCCAGGCGCACGTCCTTGTCGACGTACGAAAAGTACACCATTTTGAAACGGAACAACAGCTCTGTTTCAGCAACCGCTTCCGTCCCCAGCGGCTTTTCCATGAGCTCATGAAATCGCCTACGTCCCGCCTCGGTAATCCCGTAAATTTTTCGTGTCCGTCCTCCTGCCGTTTCTTCTTCAATCCGCAGGTGGATCCACCCGGCCTCCGTCATGCGGGATAGGAGCGGATACAAAGTGCCCGAGCTGATTTTCCGGACGAGCCCGACCGAGTTCGCCAGGATGTCTTGCAGCTGGTAGCCGTGCTTGTCTCCCGTCATCAGCTCCCCCAATACAAACAATTCGTACAATCCAGCGCCTCCCTTCCGCAGCTTATGTGTCGATACGATAGTTATAATATATGTCGCCACGACATATTTTTCCACCGAAATTTTCCTTTTTCGTCCGATTTCCGCTCTTTTTCACAAAAAAACACCGATTGCCACCCCGGAAGCTCACACAGACTCATTCTTCCGAAGGATATGGCAATCGGTCCAAAAAAGACGCCAGCAAGAAGACGCTCTCTCGTTCAGCGCATGACTGCTAGGAGCTCCAGCCGCCCCTTACCTGAAGCGACGGCAGCATCCCGGCGGACAGAACCTGCAATGATCCGGACACCGTCTTCCAAAAGATCGGAAACGCCTCCATTGGCTAGACTCCGGAGGACGTTGACCGTATCCCGGACGTTGACCGTATCCCGGCCATTGCATTGAGGAATTGGAGGATGGGAAGGACACGGATTGATTGTACGTCGAAGACTGGGATGACGACCAATACGAACTTGGATAATACATGCTGTCGCCCTCTTTCCTGGTAATTTTGGATGACTATATGTGTATATGCAGGGGAGCATGTGTCCGCATAGACGAGTAACATTCCCAATAGGAAAATCAGGTAGCCACCTATGCCCGATCCTGACGTACCCCGTCGCCCCTTTCGCTCCGCACCTCGCTCATCCGTGGACGCCGCCTCCCAGATTCAGCAAGACGCATCCCCCGATGATGAGGCCGATCGCGATGACCTTCTTCACGGTAAATACGTCGTGGAAGACGAGAACGCCGATCACGGCCACGATGGCCGTCCCCAATCCCGACCAAATGGCATAAGCCGTTCCGACCTCCATCTCCTTCAGCGCGAGACTCAGCGAAGAAAAGCACAAAATGTATAGTACAAACATCGAGATCGTGGGAATCGGCTTGCTCAGCCCTTCAGACAGTTTCATCGATGTGGTGCCGGCCACCTCAAACACGATGGCCAGCAGCAAGTAAATCCAGCTCATTACGAATCCTCCACTCCCTGTTTTCTGCCATTCTCTACGCGATGGCCTTTTTCGATTAGATCCAAACTCTTCCTATCCAACTATACACGGTTTCGTTATGATGATGAAAAAAAAGGGAGGAAATTCCGATGACACTTTTCGAACCGGCGCCAAAACCTGTTCGCTTCCTGGAAGGGGAGCGCGTCTATTTGCGGCCCATCGGATTGGATGATACGGACTGGTATTTCCGTTCGTTGTACAATCGCGAAGGCCGCCGCCTCACGGGCACGCAAAAGCACTATTCTCGCGAGCAAATCCAGCAGTACATCGAGGGAAAATCGCAGGATTCCTCCAGCGTGCTGCTGCTCATCGCCAGACGGGACGACGACCGGGTGATCGGGGACATCCAGATCGGCACGATCGATACGTTCAACCGCAACGCCTTTCTCCGCATCGCCATCGACCAGCAGGAAAACCAGGGAAAAGGCTACGGCAGCGAAGCTATCCGTCTCATGCTGGACTACGGCTTCGGCATTCTCAATCTCCACCGGATCGAACTCAACGTCTTCGCGTACAACGAGCGGGCCATCCACACGTATGAAAAGCTCGGCTTTCAGCGCGAAGGCGTGCAGCGCCAAGCCCTCTACTACAACCACGCCTACCACGACTCGATCCTCATGTCGATGCTGGCGGAAGAATATCGGGCGAAATACCTCGGTTCCCGGCAAGAGGCGGGGACAAAGACCACTGTGACGTAGCATCGGGACCTATATCCGTCCCATCGAGCGCATGTAGGTCGGAATGAAATCAATTCCTATCCGTACAAAAAAGGAGCTGATCCGATCCAGCTCCTTTTTTACAGCATTCCGCGTCCTTCTTCCTTTGCCTCCAGACGCGCCAAGCGCTTCTGGTACGCGAGCCCCTCCGCCTTGGAACGCTGGCGCAAAAGGCTCCCCCGCCGCTTCCACTGCTCATAGGCGAGACGGGTGTAGTGCAGCGCCTTTTCCCAGTCCTTGAACTGATGCTCGCACAGCTTTGCCGCCTCGATGTAGACTTCCTCCGGGACATGCCCGGACGCCCCCATGCAAGACTCCCACACCTGCAGAGCTCTTGCCCATTCCTTCCGCTTTTTGTACAAGTGCCCGACCGCCAGCTTCGCCCGCACGCTCCACGGGTGGTCGCTGCGCGCAACCGACATGTATGCCTGCATCGCCATCTGGCCATCTCCGAGCGCGTCATACCAACGGGCGATTTCAAATCGTTCCTCGTGAGATACCTCTTCCCGCTCGTACTCCAGCAGCATCCGGGAAATGTGGATGTACAAGGTGATCAGCGACAGCACGTCGATTTCGTTGTGCCGCAACACCCCTTCGATCACGTCCGGATCCTGGGAGTGAAGGAAGTCGAAATAGCGGATCGGGGCCAAATACCCCGGCAAATCGTCCTCCCGCCTGACATCCAGCTTTTCCTGCTCGATGATCGCCAGACGGCACGATTCCAGCTCGGCCTTCCACAATCTCCTCGCCCCGTGCAGCAAATCCAGATGGCCAAAGGCCGGGAGCGCTTGCACCTGATCGCGGATCAGCGTATGCCGGGTGCGCACCTGCGGCCAGTCGAACGACTTGCCGTTGAAGGTAACCAGATGGGACGACTGCTTGGCCTGTTCCAAAAAGGAATGATACAGCGTCACTTCCGCATGGGGAGCCGGCAAAAAATGCTGCCGGACGACCACTTCTTCCCCTTCGACGCGGCTGTACCCAAGCAGAAAGACGGTATTGCCCGCCCCGCCGGACAGTCCGGTCGTCTCCGTATCGAAAAACAGCAGGTCTTCCGCCCGCCTCCCCGCCGCAGACAGCGGATGCTCCCTGCCAAACGCCTCCCACGCCGCGATCGTCTCGTGCAGCTGGGAAAAGGTGTAGGCTCCGTGCCGTTGTCCGAGGGGAAATCGGACTTCACGGATCATGACGTGCTCATCCTCCCAGACGAACGGCCTCGCCTGCATGCTTTGCCACTTGTCGCTGAAAGGAATGTCGGGATCGACGCGTTGACTGCCGGGTTTCTCCGCCTGATCAGCGGTCGTGGGGAGCTCAAGCGCAGGGTTCTTGTCCTTGTCCGGCTCCAGGGCGAGGTGCCCCTTCATCCGCTGCAGCTTGGACTTAAGAGACATACGCGCTTCCTCCTTGGGCCACGCGCAGGAGTGTCATCGCCAGCTCCTTGCTGCCGTCATCGGTCGCTCCCACGCAAGACGGGCAGCCGGACTCGCACGGGCACGAGACGATCAGGCGCTCGGCCTGCGCGAGAATGGTCTCCATCTCTTTGTACACTTGCTCGGAAAGCCCGATCCCTCCCGGGTAACGATCGTACAAAAAGATCGTCGGCTGCTGGGAATGCACAGCCTTGCGCTGCGGGATGACGTGCAAGTCCATCGGATCGCACATGACGAACAGGGGTGCTACGTGCTGAAGCACATGCGCCAGACCGACCAGCCCCCGCTCCACATCCTCCGTGCCGATTTCCTCCAGCAAGCTATCCGCGAATCCGATCCAGGCGGCATTGGTGTGCAGCTCTTCCTCCGGCAAGTGAATCGGGCCGGACCCGATGTTTTCATGCGTCTCGAACTTGATTTTCTTGAAGATCGTCGCCATCGCGTGCACGGACACTTCCCCGTAGGCAAAAGCGCACAGCCCTTCGCTCCGGTACTGATCCTGCTCCAGCACCTTCAACTGGACTGCCAGATTGGCATCCGTGTAGTAGTCGACCGCAACTTCCCGGACATACGCCTTCTTTTCCTCGTAGTCGAGCTTCTCTACCTGGTACTGCGTCCCTTGGTGCAGGTAGATCGCTTCCTCATGCAGCAGCGTCATCGAGCTGAATCGGTCCATTTCCCCGATGACCCGCTCGTTGCCTCGCTCACTGATGTCGATGATGACCACGTTTTCCTGCGAGGCGGACCGCAGGCTGATGTTGTGCGCCGGGAACGAGTCGTTCATCCAGAACCATTTTCCTTTGGAATGGTGCAGGACCTGCTCCTCCGTCAAAAACTCCAGAATCTCCACGATTTCCGCCCGTCCGAACAGATCTCCCTCCCGAAACGGCAGCTCGTAGGCGGCACACTTCAGATGATCGACGAGGATGATCAGATTGTCCGGGTTGATCCGCGCCGTCTCCGGGCTGCGGTCAAAAAAGTACTCCGGGTGGGAAATGACGTACTGATCCAGCGGCGTGGAGCTGCCGACCATAACGACGACCGACTCCCCCTGCCGCCTACCCGCCCGGCCCGCCTGCTGCCAGGTGCTGGCGACAGAGCCTGGGTAGCCGGTGATGACACAAGCCTGCAGCTGCCCGATGTCCACGCCCAGCTCCAGCGCATTTGTGCTGACGACCCCCATAATGTCGCCGTTGCGAAGTCCCCGCTCGATCTCTCTTCGCTGGCTGGGCAGATAGCCGCCGCGATACCCCTGGATCGTCTTGGGGCCGAGCTTCTTCTTAATGAGCTCTTGCAGGTATGTGAGCAAGATTTCCACGCGGACCCGGCTGCGGGCGAACAGGATCGTCTGGATGCCGTTCACGAGAAACTGCTCCGTGATGTCGCGCGCTTCCAGCGTGGCGCTGCGCCGGATATTCAGCTGGCGGTTGACCACGGGCGGATTGTAGAACAGGAAGTGCTTGATGCCGGCAGGAGCGCCGTTGTTGTCCACCAGCTCCATCGGCTCTTCCGTCAGCTGCTCCGCCAGCTCTCTTGGATTGGCGATGGTAGCCGACGTGCAAATGAACTGGGGATGGCTGCCGTAAAAGGCGCAGATGCGCTTGAGGCGGCGGATGACGTTGGCCACGTGGCTGCCGAACACGCCGCGGTATGTATGCAGCTCGTCAATGACGACGTACTTCAGATGCTCGAAAAAGGAGACCCACTTGGTGTGGTGAGGCAAAATCGCGGAGTGCAGCATGTCCGGGTTGGTAATGACGATGTTCCCCGCCTTGCGCACCATCTGCCTGATGTTGGCCGGCGTGTCTCCGTCGTACGTCTCGGATTTGATGGAAAGGCCCATTTCCGTAATGAGCTCGTGCAGCTCGCTCTTTTGATCCTGTGCCAGCGCTTTGGTCGGGAACAGGTAGAGAGCGCGGGCCTGCGGGTCTTCCGACAGGGTCTGGATGATCGGCAGGTGGTAGCACATGCTTTTCCCCGAAGCCGTCGGGGTCACCGCGACGATGTTCTTCCCGCCCCGCACATGGCGAAACGAGGTCTCCTGGTGGGTATATAGGGAAGGAATGCCCCGCTTCTCGAGGGCTTCCCGGATGCGTTTATCCAATTCATTCGGAAAAGGAACCGTTTTGGCCTCGCGGGCAGGAATCGTTCGCCAGTGCGCGATATTGGCGGAAAACCGCTCGTCCTGACGAAAGCGATCCAGCAGCTCGGCCATGCTTTTTTTCATATTCATCGGCGTCACCTTCTTGCTATCATTTTACGAATGGATGTTCGCGATGTAAACGAATTGTTTTTTTCCAGCCCGCCGGTCACAGATATTTATTCTGGTTAAACCAGGATCCATTTTGTATAATAGAACACTGTATCTAACGGCCCCGACTTTTCTGAAAGGGGAAAGTCATCATTCTACGAAAAAGAGAGGTAACCCTTTGAACATTCAACAATTGAAAACGGATTGGTTCTCCCATGCACGCGGTGACGTATTGGCCGGAATGACTGTGGCCCTGGCTCTGATTCCCGAAGCGATCGCCTTCTCGATTATTGCCGGTGTCGATCCCATGGTCGGACTGTACGCTTCCTTCTGCATTGCTGTGACGATTGCCTTCGCTGGCGGAAGACCCGGAATGATTTCGGCAGCGACAGGAGCCATGGCTTTGCTGATGGTCAACCTCGTGAAGGAACACGGCCTGGAGTACCTGCTGGCAGCGACTTTGCTTACAGGTGTCATCCAGTTTCTTCTCGGCGTTTGCAAGATTGGCCGGTTCATGACCTTCGTTCCCCATTCGGTCGTGATCGGCTTTGTCAACGCCTTGGCGATTCTCATCTTCATGGCGCAGCTGCCGCACTTTGCAGGAGCATCCTGGGTGATGTACGCGATGGTGCTCGGTACGCTCGCGATCATTTACATTCTTCCGCGCTTTACGAAAGCGGTCCCGGCCGCACTGGTCGCCATCGTCGCGATGACCGCCATCGCCATTTTCGGCGGCCTTGATTTGCGCACGGTAGGCGACATGGGGCAGATCACGCGCAGCCTGCCGATGTTTCATGTGCCAGCGGTTCCTTTTACCTGGGAAACGCTGATGATTATTCTCCCGTACTCGTTCCCTCTGGCCCTGGTGGGAATTCTCGAATCGCTGATGACAGCGTCGATCATCGATGAAATGACGGATACGCGCTCCGACAAGAATCGCGAGGTCAAAGGCCAAGGCATCGCCAACCTCGTCAACGGCTTCTTCGGAGGAATGGCTGGTTGCGCCATGATCGGCCAATCCGTCATCAACGTCAAATCCGGCGGCCGCGGCCGCTTGTCTACCCTCGTAGCCGGCGTCTTCCTTCTGTTCTTAATCATGGTGCTCGGGGACGTCGTCCAGCGGATTCCGATGGCCGCATTGGTGGGCGTGATGATCATGGTTTCCATCGGCACCTTCAATTGGCAGTCGATCAAGGACCTGCGCAAGGTTCCCCTGAGCGACTCCCTCGTCATGATCGTGACGGTAGCGATTGTAGTCGCTACCCATGACTTGGCGAAAGGGGTCATCGCGGGCGTCATCCTGAGCGCCGTGATCTTCGGATGGAAAATGGCCCGCTTGAAGTCAACCGAATCGCTCACGTTGTCGGGAGCCAAGGTGTACGCCATCTCCGGTCCGCTGTTCTTCGGAACCATGACGTACTTTATCGAGCAATTCCACTTCACGGAGGATCCGGAACAGATCGTCATCGACCTGAGCCGTTCCCACGTCTGGGATCATTCGGCAGTGGCTGCGATTTCCAAGGTCGTGTCCAAGTATCGGCAGCTCGGGAAGCACGTCTCCATCGAAGGGCTGAACAAAGAAAGCCAGTCGCTGGTCGACCGCATCGGCCTTTCGGTTCCTTCCGGTCATTAAAAAGCTTGGGAAGCCAAGGAATTTGCGGGCGAAAGACAGGAAAAAGCATTCTGCACACGTTTCTGTGTCGGAATGCTTTTTTCACATTTCTTCACGTTTTCCTAGGCACCATGATATTAGTCATTTGTTATAATGGAAGAGGGTGATAGAAGCTATGAACGACTTACTTCAACACGCTTTTCGTATCCGTGCTGCCATGAACAAAATGCAACGAGATATATCCATAGAGATGCAAAAACAATTCGGGATGGATCTGACGAGGCCGCAATGCTATCTGCTGTCGCTGATCTCCAATGAAGAGCCGTGCAAGATCACGCATCTTGCCAAAAAGCTCGGAGTGCGCCCCAGCACCATTTCCACGATGATCAATCGTCTCGTCGATGACGGCTTCGTATCGCGGGAGTACGGCCACAACGACCGGCGCAACGTCCTGGTGTCCATCACGCTGCTCGGCAAAGAAGTGCTGAAGAAAGATGTCGAAAATTACGGCAAAGTGCTTCAGCAATTCATCGGTTCTTTGGAGTCCACCGAATTGGAAACGTTTACGCGAACCTTCGAAAAGATCGCTGCCATCCACGAAGCGAGATGACACACTCGGCCTCGCGGCAATGGAAAAGCCAGCCGGTACCGGAGCTGTCGCGGCGATCCGGCCGGTTGGCTTTGCGCTGGCTCTCCCCCTACGACTCGAACGCTTCCTCCAAAATGGACCGGTAATCCTCGGCGGTGATTGTGCGGACGTTGCTCGGTGTCGAGCCGTTTTTCATCGCCAGCTCCACGATCCGGGGAAAGTCTTCCCTGCGTACCCCAGGCAAATCTTTGAGCTTGGGAATATGCAGGCTCTCGGTGAGGGCACGGATGCCTTCGATCAGCTTGCTGATGGCCTGATCGTCCGAATCCGCATCGGCGGCAAAACCCATGTATCTGCCCAACCGGGCGTGCATCGGCTTGTTCTCCGCAGCGTTGAACTTCAATACATAGGGCAGAAATACCGAGTTGGCTACGCCATGCGGAGTATCGTACAGGCCCCCCAGCGCTTCGGCCAGACAATGCACGGCCGCGACATCGGCAGACCCGAAGCACAGCCCCGCCAGCAGGCTCCCTTCGAGCATCGCGTGACGTGCTTCTTCATCCTGCCCGTTGGCGTAAGCGGCAGGCAAAGCGTCGACGATCGTGCGCATCGCTTGCGCCCCGAGAGCTTGGGAGATCGGATTGGTCACCTTGCAGGTGTAGCCCTCGATGGCGTGCACCAAGGCATCCACCCCCGTGGCAGCCGTGACAGCGGGCGGCACGCTGTACGTCAGCGCCGGATCAAGCAGCGCCAGCGTCGGGCGCAAGGTCTCGTGCTTCAGCGTCATTTTGCGATGCGTCGACGACTCCGTAATTACGGCCGATCTCGTCACCTCCGAACCGGTCCCGGCTGTAGTCGGAATGCAGATGATCGGAGCAATATTTTCGTATGGCAGCCGGCCGTCCGCATAATCGGTGGGCGTCCCGCCATTTGCTCCGCACAGGGCGATCGTTTTCCCCGTATCCATCGCGCTCCCGCCGCCGATTGCCACTACCGCGTCGGCCTTTGCCTCGCGATACAGTGAGGCCCCTTCCAAGCACTCTGTATCGCGCGGGTTTTGACTAAGCGCGTCAAAGAGCGTCACGCGAAAGCCCGCTTCCTCCAGCGCGGCGCGAATAGGGGCCACCAGTCCCGCACGAATGACCCCTGGATCGCTCACCAGCAGGACCGACTTTCCCACGTGCAGAAAACGCAAGAGCTCCGGCAGCTCCTTCGACTTCCCTTTCCCCATCTCGATTCGTGTCTGGCAATGATAACGGTATGCTGGCATGCGTATCCCCCCTGATCTTACTTCCATCATACAGGCGTTGGACAAGCTGCACCAGATTTCTTGCAGAATAGCGGAAATATTTTTACTCCGTTTTGTAACATTCCTTTTTTTTCCACGTCGGAATGGGCAAAGGGGGTTTTTAGAGATGAGAAACAGAATCAAAGCAGGTGCGATCTTCATTTTGACAGCGTCGTTGGTCGGGTGCAGCTCCGGCGGGCAGAGTCACCGGCCTGCCTCGAGCGAGCAAGCCGGAGGACAAAACCAGCTGGCGGCCCGTCCGGAAGCTGAGGCGAGCTATGCTGGTGCACCTTCAGGCAACAAGGCCGACGCCTTCGCTCTGAAAAGGCGTCCGGAGGCTGAGCCGCCCGGCGCAGGCGCCATGACCTTTCAGCATTACGGTACGAATCCGTTTATTTCCACCTCCGAAGACAACCTCTCCACTTTCGCGGCCGACGTCGACACCGGCTCTTACACGGTGACCCGCAGCTACATCCAGGATGGGGAGCTTCCCCCTGCGGATGCCGTCCGCGTGGAGGAATTCATCAATTACTTTCCCGCTGCCTATCCTCCCCCCGCTACCGGCACCTTTGGGATTCACGTAGACGGCGGCCCTTCTCCTTTCGGCCCTGGCTACCAGCTGGTGCGGATCGGGATCAAAGGAAAAGAAATCGTCCCGGAAAACAGGAAGGCCGCCCATCTCGTCTTTGTGATCGATGTCTCCGGCTCCATGGACCAGGAAAATCGACTGGAGCTGGTCAAGAAGAGCTTGCGAGTCCTGGTCGATCAGCTCCAGCCGAGAGACACGGTCGGGATTGTCGTCTACGGATCGGAGGGACGCGTCGTCCTCGATCCTACCTCCGCCGAAAACAGGAGGGCCATCTTGTCGTCCATCGACGCGCTCCGGCCCGAGGGCTCCACCAATGCGGAGGAAGGCTTGCGGCTCGGTTACGAGATGGCGAACCGCTCGTTTGAACGTGGCGCCATCAACCGCGTCATCCTCTGTTCCGACGGCGTAGCAAACGTCGGCGAGACGGACACGGAGGGCATTTTACGCTCCATCGAGGACTACGCCCGAAAGGACATCTACCTCAGCACGTTCGGATTCGGCATGGGCAACTACAACGACGTGCTGATGGAACAGCTCGCGGACAAAGGCCAGGGACAATACTCGTACATCGACACGTTTTCCGAAGCGCGGCGGGTCTTTACGGAAGCATTGACGGGCACCTTGCAAACGATCGCCCGCGATGTGAAAATCCAGGTGGAATTTGATCCGAAAGCGGTGGATCGCTACCGGCTGCTCGGCTATGAAAACCGGGACGTGCGCGACGAGGATTTCCGAAATGACAAGACCGACGCCGGGGAAGTCGGCGCAGGCCACACGGTGACGGCTCTCTACGAGGTGAAGGTGAAGAACGAGGCAGCCTTGAAGCTGGGAGACGTGCGCATCCGCTACCATAACGCCTCCAACAATCAGGTAGAGGAAACGAGCCGGCCCGTGACGGTTCACGCAAAGCTGTCCCCTGATTTGCAGTTTCTCGCTTCTGTCGCCGAGTTTGCGGAAATCCTGCGGGAAAGCGCCTGGGCCGAGGACGGTTCCTTGCGGGATGTGCTGAAGCTGGCGGAAGCCTCCGCAGCGAGCGAAGAGCAACTGGAGTTCGTCCGGATGGTAAAGGATAGCCTCGCGATTCGCAGGCAGTAAGGAAACAAAGGCAGAACCTCCCTGTTTGGCCGCGGGGAGGTTCTGCTTTGCGCGCATTACAGGGTGACGACAGCGGTCATTCCCGAGCGCAGCTCACCGTTCTTGTTTTCCAGGACGACTTTGACCGTGAACATGTCTGTCCCCGCAGAGGCTTTGGGACTGATCCTCTCTACCTTGCCTGTCATGTGCTTGCGAGTCGCTTCTACGGTCACGTCCACCTCTTTTCCCTGCGCAAACCGCTCCAGGTCTTTTTCCGCCACGCCGATTACGACGTACACTTTTTCCGTATTGACGACCGTCATCGCGGCCACGCTCGGGGTGATCATCTCACCGGCATGGATATTCCTTGCGCTCACATACCCTTTGATCGGGCTTTTGACCGCCGCGTTTTTCAGCTGGTATTCGGCATTGTCTACGGATGCCTGCGCCCGCTCGACATTGGCGGCCAACTGGGCGAGCTGCTCGGGCGTCGCGCCATTCTTGGCCTTGTCGTACATCGCCTTCATTTGCTCCACGCCCGCAGCCATTGCCCGCAGCGTCGGCTGTGTCGCCCCTTGCTTCGCCATCGCCAGCTCCTCCTGGCTTTTTCGGTATTGAGCCTCCGCCTGCGAATAGGCGGTTTCGGAATCCTCCCACGCCTGCTTGGAGATGGCACCTTGGCTGTACAGCGATTGCGTGCGTTCCTTTTTCGCGGCTGCCATCTCCCAGTTCGTCTTGGCAGACTCCAGCGCCGCTTCGAGCTGGGCCATTTCTTCGGGACGCTTGCCGTTCTTCACGTCTGCGTACTTTTGAGCGGCCTGCTGCCATCCTGCCTGAGCGTAAAGCAAATCCTCCGTGCGTGCTCCTTTTTTCGCTTCCTCCCACTTCGCTTTGGCCAAAGCCAGATCGGCCTTGGCCATCCGCAGGCTCGCCGCCAGCTCTTCCGACTCCATGTCAAACAGCGGGGCTCCTGCTGCAATCGCATCTCCGGTATCGCCGTACACAGCTGCGACTCTGCCCGCAGTCTTGGCATAGATCGTCACTTCCTCGATCCCCTCCAGCTTTCCGGTAAACGTACGGGGTTGAGCCGTGTCCTCCGCCGCATGCTGTTGCCCCGGGCTCGCTGCGGCGGTCAAAGCCACCGGCTGTACCGACCCGCAGCCCGCAAGTATGATGAGCGCGGCCGCTCCCCAAAGCACGCCAAACCATTTCTGCCCTTTCATTTCCGTTCCACCTTTCTT
Proteins encoded:
- a CDS encoding ribonuclease H-like domain-containing protein; translated protein: MSLKSKLQRMKGHLALEPDKDKNPALELPTTADQAEKPGSQRVDPDIPFSDKWQSMQARPFVWEDEHVMIREVRFPLGQRHGAYTFSQLHETIAAWEAFGREHPLSAAGRRAEDLLFFDTETTGLSGGAGNTVFLLGYSRVEGEEVVVRQHFLPAPHAEVTLYHSFLEQAKQSSHLVTFNGKSFDWPQVRTRHTLIRDQVQALPAFGHLDLLHGARRLWKAELESCRLAIIEQEKLDVRREDDLPGYLAPIRYFDFLHSQDPDVIEGVLRHNEIDVLSLITLYIHISRMLLEYEREEVSHEERFEIARWYDALGDGQMAMQAYMSVARSDHPWSVRAKLAVGHLYKKRKEWARALQVWESCMGASGHVPEEVYIEAAKLCEHQFKDWEKALHYTRLAYEQWKRRGSLLRQRSKAEGLAYQKRLARLEAKEEGRGML
- a CDS encoding multidrug efflux SMR transporter; protein product: MSWIYLLLAIVFEVAGTTSMKLSEGLSKPIPTISMFVLYILCFSSLSLALKEMEVGTAYAIWSGLGTAIVAVIGVLVFHDVFTVKKVIAIGLIIGGCVLLNLGGGVHG
- a CDS encoding MFS transporter gives rise to the protein MERLWTKTFIQMMAGMLILFTGFYLLLPTFPLFIKELGGSDAHVGLAAGVFTLTAVVFRPFVGGLLDRYGRRPFMLWGMVFFAVSMYLYDWVGSIAVMLALRVLHGASWAFSTTAVSTSVTDIIPTTRRGEGMGWFGMAMTLAMAIGPMLGVWVLQNSSFHGLFLLATALSVAALILVFATKTPFTPKAGAKKMGIFEKALWPVTVSLFFLAVAYGGITTFVPLFAASIQINSGTFFLVYALALTLARPFAGKLSDRLGEANVIVPSLVLTVASLLVLSFANGLFGVIVAALLYGLGFGSAQPALQAANLRLAPPEKRGVATASFMTAFDLGIGAGSIALGWVSQYTGYGVLFTVCAVSVAISALLFLAFAKRKLAQRVERTEAG
- a CDS encoding helix-turn-helix transcriptional regulator, translating into MYELFVLGELMTGDKHGYQLQDILANSVGLVRKISSGTLYPLLSRMTEAGWIHLRIEEETAGGRTRKIYGITEAGRRRFHELMEKPLGTEAVAETELLFRFKMVYFSYVDKDVRLACLEQYLQMLEKSYQHVTSFERYLLTVKPEPEKQRVQLLRVFDHRKRLGEADMQWVKEEIQRVRMLEE
- a CDS encoding GNAT family protein is translated as MTLFEPAPKPVRFLEGERVYLRPIGLDDTDWYFRSLYNREGRRLTGTQKHYSREQIQQYIEGKSQDSSSVLLLIARRDDDRVIGDIQIGTIDTFNRNAFLRIAIDQQENQGKGYGSEAIRLMLDYGFGILNLHRIELNVFAYNERAIHTYEKLGFQREGVQRQALYYNHAYHDSILMSMLAEEYRAKYLGSRQEAGTKTTVT
- a CDS encoding DEAD/DEAH box helicase translates to MNMKKSMAELLDRFRQDERFSANIAHWRTIPAREAKTVPFPNELDKRIREALEKRGIPSLYTHQETSFRHVRGGKNIVAVTPTASGKSMCYHLPIIQTLSEDPQARALYLFPTKALAQDQKSELHELITEMGLSIKSETYDGDTPANIRQMVRKAGNIVITNPDMLHSAILPHHTKWVSFFEHLKYVVIDELHTYRGVFGSHVANVIRRLKRICAFYGSHPQFICTSATIANPRELAEQLTEEPMELVDNNGAPAGIKHFLFYNPPVVNRQLNIRRSATLEARDITEQFLVNGIQTILFARSRVRVEILLTYLQELIKKKLGPKTIQGYRGGYLPSQRREIERGLRNGDIMGVVSTNALELGVDIGQLQACVITGYPGSVASTWQQAGRAGRRQGESVVVMVGSSTPLDQYVISHPEYFFDRSPETARINPDNLIILVDHLKCAAYELPFREGDLFGRAEIVEILEFLTEEQVLHHSKGKWFWMNDSFPAHNISLRSASQENVVIIDISERGNERVIGEMDRFSSMTLLHEEAIYLHQGTQYQVEKLDYEEKKAYVREVAVDYYTDANLAVQLKVLEQDQYRSEGLCAFAYGEVSVHAMATIFKKIKFETHENIGSGPIHLPEEELHTNAAWIGFADSLLEEIGTEDVERGLVGLAHVLQHVAPLFVMCDPMDLHVIPQRKAVHSQQPTIFLYDRYPGGIGLSEQVYKEMETILAQAERLIVSCPCESGCPSCVGATDDGSKELAMTLLRVAQGGSAYVS